The Sulfurimonas crateris region CCCCATTCCGAACCCAGAAGCTAAGCCTCTCATCGCTGATAATACTGCATCTTTCAGGTGTGGAAACGTAGGTCGCTGCCTAGTTGGTCATTTCTTCTACTAACTTATTTAATCAATCTAAATTATTCAATCAAATCTTTTAATCAGTTATTAACGACTTTTCAATACTCCATCTATGCTCAATAGTGTCCATATTTACTCTTTTCAACCTATTTAAAAAATACTCTCTTGCGACCTCTTTTGCACCTAAGCTTTTGAGATGCTCTGTCGGTACCTGACAATCTATAAAGTCATAGCCCCAAAATTTTAGATGTTTTACTAAAACTACGTAAGCAGATTTTGATGCATCGCTTACGATAGAGAACATGGACTCTCCGCAAAAAACTTTCCCTACAACAACCCCATAAAGCCCGCCTACAAGTTTTCCATCTTTATAGCTCTCAACGCTATGTGCTATACCCATACCGTGAAGAAGGCTATAGGCTTCTATAATATCATCTTGTATCCAAGTGCCGTTTTGATTATCTCTTTTTACGCTGCTACAGTGTCTGATAACCTCTGTAAAGTTTGCATCAAACCTGTACTCAAATTTTTTCATACTTTTTTTTAGAGAGCGGCTTAGTCTGAAATCATCCAGTTCCATAATAAGTCTAGGGTCGGTTGACCACCATATAACAGGATCATCTTTGCCGTACCATGGAAATATGCCGTTTTGATAGGCACGAATAACTCTAGACGGGTTTAAGTCGCCTCCCCATGCGACTATTCCGTCTTCATTTGCACTGTTTGGATCAGGAAAGAGCAGGTCGTATTTTGAGAGTTTTGGTATATTCAAACGCCGGACTCTTTAAATTTTAAAATCAATTTTTTGTTAAAAGAGACATTTACACTTCCGCCGTTTTTCAGTTTGCCAAAGAGTATCTCATCACTCAGTTTGTTTGTTATATTGTCATGTATATATCTTTTGATCGGTCTTGCACCCATTTCAGGAGAGTAGGCATTTTGGGCGATAAACTCTACGGCTTTTGGAGATAGCGTAACGGTTATTTTTTTCTTTTTTAGGTCACTGTTTAACTCTTCTATAAATTTCTCCACAATCCCTTTGACGACTTCACTCTCTAGTTGAGAAAACTCTACAACTGCATCGAGTCTGTTTCTGAATTCCGGGGTAAAAAAGAGTTTAAGCTCCTCATTTTTTGAGAGAGAACTGTCTTTATTGAATCCCATAACATTTCTGGCAGTCGCACCAACATTAGATGTCATTATCAGTATAACGTTTTGAAAATTAGCCTTGTACCCGTTATTGTCGGTCAGGGTTGCATTGTCCATGATCTGAAGTAAAATATTTACAAGATCAGGATGCGCTTTTTCGATCTCATCTAGGAGTAGAACAGTATAAGGGTGTCTTTTTATAGCTTCTGTTAAAAGCCCGCCCTGCTCATATCCGACGTAGCCTGGAGGTGCTCCTACCAGACGGCTTACGGCATGCTTTTCCATATATTCGCTCATATCAAATCTCTCAAAGTTTATGCCGAGTGTCTGGCTAAGAGAGAGTGCAAGCTCTGTTTTACCTACACCTGTAGGGCCTGAGAATAGAAATGATGCGATAGGTTTGTTCTGCGGGGTAAGACCTGCTTTTGATATTTTTATCGCTTTTGCCACTTCTGCTACAGCTCTATCTTGACCTATCACTTTTTTGCGTAAATTCTCCTCCAGATTTGCAAGAGAGAGAGTCTCATCATGAGTCACTTTTGAGTTTGAGATCCCAACGATCCTTGAGATGGTGGTTTGGATATCATTTGAACCTACCACTCTTTTTTTCTTGTTTTTAAGATGAAAAGATGCGGCAGTCTCATCTATAAGGTCGATCGCCTTATCAGGCAAGAATTTATCGGTAATATATCTTTTGGAGAGATCAATGGCAGTTTTGAGGGCTTTGTCGGTAAAAGTGACATTGTGATGCTCTTCGTATTTGCTCTTTAGCCCTTTTAATATTTTATATGTCGTTTTAGCGGATGGTTCATTAATGTCGACCTTGGAGAATCTTCTGCTAAGAGCTTTGTCTTTTTCAAAGCCGTTTCTGTACTCTGCAAATGTAGTCGCGCCCATGCACTTTAGTTCGCCTGATGCAAGGGCAGGTTTTAGCTGGTTTGCCGCATCCATAGTCCCGCTTGTAGCACCTGCACCTATGAGTGTATGAATCTCATCAATAAAAAGAATGGCATTTGGGATCGATTTAAGCTCATCCATAACGCCTTTTAAACGCTTTTCAAAATCTCCCCTGTATTTTGTGCCGGCAAGCATCGCGCCAAGATCAAGAGCATAAAGCTCTGTGTTTTGTATGATGGAAGGAACTTTGTGTGCAACTATATTTAGCGCCAGCCCTTCTGCTATGGCAGTTTTTCCGACACCCGCTTCTCCTACTAAAATAGGGTTGTTTTTCTTTCTTCGGCAGAGTATCTGCGTGACTCTCTGTATCTCATCGTCTCTGCCGATCACGGGATCGATTTTTCCCTCTTTGGCTTTTTGAAGAAGATCTATAGAGTACTTTTCAAGATAGGAGTCACCCTCTTTTAAGTTCTCTTTCTCGTTGGTATGTGAAATAACTTCCAAAATATCGAGTCTTGAAATATGAGACTCTTTTAAGAGTGCGTAAGCAAATGAGTTCACTTCATCATAGATGGCAACGAGTAGGTCTCCTATATCGGCGCTCTGCTGACCTGAGCCTTGAATATGTTTTATCATCCTCTCTATCAGTCTTGATAGTGCAAGGCTCTCAAAAGGCTCCTCTTCTATGTTTTGTGGAAGAGTACCTATATTTGTGCCTATATAGCTTTTCATAAGCTCTTTCATCTTAGCTACGTCTCCGCCGCATGCGAATATGATCTTCGCACCCTCAGCAGAGTTTAATATCTGATAAAAGACGTGTTCAATGGTAATATATTCATGTCTAAGCTCTTTTGCATAAAGAATAGATTTTTGAAAAACTTCGTTTAATGTATAACTTATCACTACTCTTCCTCCATCTCAGCCCTGAGAGGAAATCCGCTCTCTCTGGCTCTTTTGTGTACTTGCATCACCTTGGTTTGTGCTATCTCGTGGGTATAGACACCGCAAACACCTCTCTCTTTTTTATGAACCTCAAGCATTATGGCCTCAGCCTCTTGAAAACTTTTATGAAATATGCTCATAATAACATCTATGACAAAATCCATAGAGGTATAGTCGTCATTTAAAATAAATACTTTATATTTTTTAGGGTATTTCAGCGATATGTCGTTGATGGTCTCTAAATCTGTATTTGTTGCCATAATTTTCCTATAATAATTGCCTTTAATAGTTAAAAATTATAACAAAATAGAGATAACTATGACAAAACGAATTTTTGTAACCGCTACAAACACAAATATAGGTAAAACATACATAACAAAACTTCTTCTTAGAGAGTATGCCTCCCGCGGTCTTAAAGTGGGTGTTATCAAGCCGATAGAGACCGGTGTCATCAATGGATATGCAGAGGACGCTGAGGAGCTTTTGGAGGTAGTAAAAGAGTTAAATACCAAGTTGTGGCATCTAGAGGCTGAAGATATAGCGCCGATAACCTACGATATAGCTGCAGCTCCGTTTGTTGCATCAAACAACACCCCGCTTGATCTGAAAAAAATATTGACAAAAATAGAGGAGCTTGAAGCCTTCTGCGATATCATTATCATTGAAGGTGCTGGCGGGCTTTACGTTCCTATTGATGAGAAGTATATGATGATCGATCTTATTTCGCTGCTTGGTGCAAAAGCTCTTCTTGTAACTCACTGCTCTCTTGGCTGTATAAATGACACGCTGCTTAGCAAAAAGGCTCTTCAAGAGAGAAAAATAGAGCATACAGTAGCGTTTAACTGCAAAGAGGGTGATGAGAACTTCTCTGAAATATCCGAGCCCTACTTTTTAAAAACAGATTTTAGGGTTTTAAAACTCTCTCGTGATATTGATATTATATGTGATGTCTTGTATAATTTATGAATTATTTTAAAAAAAGAGCGTTATGAAACATTTAACTACGACTGCAGATTTTACCGTTAAAGAGATAGAGGCAATTTTGCAAGATGCCGAGCTGTTTGGAAAGAGTATCAAAGATGGCACAAAGCTTGATAAGATTTTAGAGGATAAGATCATAGTTACGCTCTTTTTTGAAAACTCTACAAGGACAAGAAGCTCTTTTGAGATAGCAGCAAAGAGGCTTGGAGCGGAAGTTGTGCATCTTGATGTTGTAAACAGCTCTACTAAAAAAGGTGAAACACTCGTAGATACGGCAATGAATCTTGATGCAATGAGTCCAAATGCAATAATTGTCAGACATCAAAACTCCGGTGTTCCTAAGATCCTATCAAATCATACGAACGCTTCGATAATTAATGCAGGAGACGGCGCTCACGCTCATCCTACTCAGGCACTTTTGGACCTCTTTACGCTTAAGAAACATTTTGGAGATGTGAGAGGAAAAAAGATAGCGATCGTGGGTGATATAAAAAACTCAAGAGTTGCAAACTCCAATATTGAACTGTTAGGAAGATTCGGTATGGAGGTGATTTTAGTCGCTCCTCCGCAGTTCTTGCCAAAAACTGAGCTAAGAAGCACACATTTTTTAAAAGAGATCATTGATGAAGTGGACGCTATTATGAGTCTAAGAACACAGACCGAGAGACACTCTTCGCAGACCTACGCATCTCTAAAAGATTATGCAAGCGATTTTTGCATAACAAGCGAGCTTTTGGGTGAAAGGGATGTACTTTTGCTTCACCCCGGACCTGTGCATAGAAACATAGATATATGCGATGCACTTTTAGCAGATAAGAGATGTAAAGTTTTAGAGCAGGTCTCAAACGGCGTAGCGATAAGAATGGCAGTGCTAAAAAAACTTATTTATGACGTTTGATGATATAAACTCTCTGGGTAAAAAGAGAGAACCATTTCTGTTTATATCAGACTTTTTGGCAAAAAACCTCATAGTCATCCCTCTTAGCGAACTTGACTCGCATGACATTGAGTACTCCACTACAAAAAATTACTCCATAAAATCTCACGCAGATTTTTTTGATAAGCAGACAGTATTATTTAGCGACTACAAAAAAAAATTTGACTTTGTGATAGACAGAATAAAAGCGGGCGATACCTATCTTTTAAATCTTACACAGCCTACAAGAGTGAAGAGCGAGATGAGTCTAAAAGAGATGTTTGGATGTGCAAATGCGCGCTACAAACTTAGATACAAAGATGATTTTGTCTGTTTCTCTCCCGAGCAGTTTGTTGAGATAAAAGATTCTAAGATAGCAACTTTCCCCATGAAAGGCACGATAGATGCCTCAATCCCAAACGCAAAAGAACTTATATTAAACAACCCAAAAGAGATGGCTGAACACGTTATGGTCGTAGACCTGCTAAGAAACGACCTCTCCATCATGGCAAAAGATGTTAAAGTCGAGGAGTTTAGATATATAACAAAAATAGAGGCGGGAGATAAAGAGCTCCTGCATGTAAGCTCACATATAAGCGGAGATGTGGGGAGCGATTGGCATTCAAAAATCGGAGATATTTTAAAAACACTTTTGCCTGCGGGGAGTATAAGCGGAGCGCCAAAAAAGAGCACTTTAGATATAATTGACGAGGTTGAAGATTATGAGAGAGGTTACTTTAGCGGGGTATTCGGTGTGTATGACGGCAAAACATTTGACAGTGCGGTTATGATAAGATTTGTCGAGAAAACCAAAGATGGATATATATACAAAAGCGGTGGAGGCATAACTCTGGAGAGTGATGCCAAAAGCGAGTATGAAGAGCTTTTAAACAAAGTTTATCTGCCATAAAAGAGGAGATAGTCAATGCTTAAACTAGATGGATTTTTTACAAGCGGATGGGATTTTAACGAGACGCAGCAGGATCTAAAAAACAGATATCAGATGGTAAATATCGGCATACTGCTCTCCGGGGGCGGATTGATATATGGAATAGTAGGAAACTATGTAAGAGATATCCACGGTTTTATTCCAATAGAGACCTCTCTTTTGTTTATGAACATTATAATGTTTTTTGCTCTTAGAGAGTATCGCCACTTTTTTGAGTTTTTTGCAACTACAATGACTCTGCAATATACGTTTTTGTTTCTGTTTCTTATTTATGTCGGCGAACCGACTGACCTAAAACATCTCTGGATCTTTACATACCCTATCATACTTCTATACTTTCAAAAGACAATACATGCAGTATATTGGCTGATTTTTGTTCTTCTAATGCTTATCATAGCACCGCTGCAGAGTTTTATAGAGATAAAGTACACCATGTATCAGGTCACATATATCTCCTTTGTTTTGGTCATCATCAGTATTATTATCTACTTCTACCAAAAGAAGATAGATGAAGCAAGATCTACCATTATAGAACAGCAGAATATGCTGCGAAACTTTAACTCTGAACTTGAGAAACAGGTAAAAGATAAAACGACAGAGCTTACTAAGCTTAATGAATCGCTAGAGTTAAAGGTTGAACAGAAGCTAGAAGAGCTAAGAAGCAAAGATCAGATTTTAGAGGCCCAGTCAAAGCAGGCAGTGATGGGCGAGATGATAAGTATGATAGCGCATCAATGGAGGCAGCCGCTCTCTACGATCACGCTTCAGATCGCAAATTTGCAGTTTAAGCAGCTGCTTGGACATAACAGAAGCGGTGAAGATATTGATGAGGCACTTAGCAATATTAGCGATACAATTGTCTATCTATCCGATACGATCGATGATTTTCAAACATATTTTCATCCCGATAAAGAGATGCAGAGTATCGAGATACATGACCTGCTTCAAAGGGCTCTAAACTTTGCAATGTCTAGAGTAAGCGACAGAGGAATAAAAATATCTATTAGCAGAAGTGAAGATATAGAGGTTAAGACCTATATAAATGAGCTTGTACAAGTCGTACTCAATATTTTAAACAATGCCATAGACGCACATAACGAGGTAAAAAAGAGAGACTCTTTTATTAGTATAAGCGCAAAAAAAGTAGGAGAGAGAGTTTTTATATATATTGAGGATAATGCAGGCGGAATTGAGAGCGAAAATCTGCCGCATCTTTTTGAGCCATACTTTAGTACCAAAGGTAAAAACGGAACGGGGCTTGGTCTTTATATGAGTCAGATGATAATAGAGAAGCAGTTCGGCGGCGAAATAGGCGTAGAAACATCTAGAGACGGATCACTTTTTATTATAAAGATCCCTAAAAATATTGCTTAAGAGTTTTTGAGCTATAATTTACCAAAATGACTTAAGGTTTGTAGATGTATTTGAAAGATTTGAAGTTCTCTTTGTGGGCAGATTTTATAGAGAGAGACTACTTAGACAGAGAGTTTAAAGAGCTCATAGAGAGCGGGATCGTGAACGGTACGACTTCCAATCCGGCAATATTTAAAAATGCAATTTTGACTTCAAGCGCGTATAAAGAGCAGCTCTCTCAATTGGGTTCAATTTCACCTAAAGAGAAGTATGAAGCTCTTGCGATCTACGATATACAAAAAGCGGCAGATATACTCGAGCCTTTGCATCAAAATGGTGATGACGGCTATGTGAGCATAGAGGTGGACCCATATCTTTGCGACGATGCAGATGCGACCATAGAAGAGGGGAAGAGACTATACTCTCAGATAAACCGCAAAAACGTGATGATAAAAGTTCCTGCTACTGAGGCCGGCTACGTTGCAATGAGAGAGCTTGTAGGAAGCGGGATACCTGTAAATGCTACACTTATATTTAAAAAAGAGCAAGCCATCTCATGTGCCGATGCATTTAGAGAGGGTCTGGCACAATATGGAGCAAAAGTAGATACAGTCATAAGCGTATTTGTAAGCAGGATAGACAGAGCGCTTGATGAGGAGTTGTCAAAAGGCGGGGT contains the following coding sequences:
- the aat gene encoding leucyl/phenylalanyl-tRNA--protein transferase codes for the protein MNIPKLSKYDLLFPDPNSANEDGIVAWGGDLNPSRVIRAYQNGIFPWYGKDDPVIWWSTDPRLIMELDDFRLSRSLKKSMKKFEYRFDANFTEVIRHCSSVKRDNQNGTWIQDDIIEAYSLLHGMGIAHSVESYKDGKLVGGLYGVVVGKVFCGESMFSIVSDASKSAYVVLVKHLKFWGYDFIDCQVPTEHLKSLGAKEVAREYFLNRLKRVNMDTIEHRWSIEKSLITD
- a CDS encoding transaldolase, coding for MYLKDLKFSLWADFIERDYLDREFKELIESGIVNGTTSNPAIFKNAILTSSAYKEQLSQLGSISPKEKYEALAIYDIQKAADILEPLHQNGDDGYVSIEVDPYLCDDADATIEEGKRLYSQINRKNVMIKVPATEAGYVAMRELVGSGIPVNATLIFKKEQAISCADAFREGLAQYGAKVDTVISVFVSRIDRALDEELSKGGVDIALSGIYNSADIYSEVESMGVEGCRTLFASTGVKDDSLPPHYYVEKLLAYNSVNTAPVDTIKAFHQNGVKQSALPIPTHTIKEHFEKVRSLGIDFDSLLDKQIADGLKSFKDAFKDILESL
- the bioD gene encoding dethiobiotin synthase → MTKRIFVTATNTNIGKTYITKLLLREYASRGLKVGVIKPIETGVINGYAEDAEELLEVVKELNTKLWHLEAEDIAPITYDIAAAPFVASNNTPLDLKKILTKIEELEAFCDIIIIEGAGGLYVPIDEKYMMIDLISLLGAKALLVTHCSLGCINDTLLSKKALQERKIEHTVAFNCKEGDENFSEISEPYFLKTDFRVLKLSRDIDIICDVLYNL
- a CDS encoding aspartate carbamoyltransferase catalytic subunit, with product MKHLTTTADFTVKEIEAILQDAELFGKSIKDGTKLDKILEDKIIVTLFFENSTRTRSSFEIAAKRLGAEVVHLDVVNSSTKKGETLVDTAMNLDAMSPNAIIVRHQNSGVPKILSNHTNASIINAGDGAHAHPTQALLDLFTLKKHFGDVRGKKIAIVGDIKNSRVANSNIELLGRFGMEVILVAPPQFLPKTELRSTHFLKEIIDEVDAIMSLRTQTERHSSQTYASLKDYASDFCITSELLGERDVLLLHPGPVHRNIDICDALLADKRCKVLEQVSNGVAIRMAVLKKLIYDV
- a CDS encoding aminodeoxychorismate synthase component I, giving the protein MTFDDINSLGKKREPFLFISDFLAKNLIVIPLSELDSHDIEYSTTKNYSIKSHADFFDKQTVLFSDYKKKFDFVIDRIKAGDTYLLNLTQPTRVKSEMSLKEMFGCANARYKLRYKDDFVCFSPEQFVEIKDSKIATFPMKGTIDASIPNAKELILNNPKEMAEHVMVVDLLRNDLSIMAKDVKVEEFRYITKIEAGDKELLHVSSHISGDVGSDWHSKIGDILKTLLPAGSISGAPKKSTLDIIDEVEDYERGYFSGVFGVYDGKTFDSAVMIRFVEKTKDGYIYKSGGGITLESDAKSEYEELLNKVYLP
- a CDS encoding ATP-dependent Clp protease adaptor ClpS, with product MATNTDLETINDISLKYPKKYKVFILNDDYTSMDFVIDVIMSIFHKSFQEAEAIMLEVHKKERGVCGVYTHEIAQTKVMQVHKRARESGFPLRAEMEEE
- the clpA gene encoding ATP-dependent Clp protease ATP-binding subunit ClpA; the protein is MISYTLNEVFQKSILYAKELRHEYITIEHVFYQILNSAEGAKIIFACGGDVAKMKELMKSYIGTNIGTLPQNIEEEPFESLALSRLIERMIKHIQGSGQQSADIGDLLVAIYDEVNSFAYALLKESHISRLDILEVISHTNEKENLKEGDSYLEKYSIDLLQKAKEGKIDPVIGRDDEIQRVTQILCRRKKNNPILVGEAGVGKTAIAEGLALNIVAHKVPSIIQNTELYALDLGAMLAGTKYRGDFEKRLKGVMDELKSIPNAILFIDEIHTLIGAGATSGTMDAANQLKPALASGELKCMGATTFAEYRNGFEKDKALSRRFSKVDINEPSAKTTYKILKGLKSKYEEHHNVTFTDKALKTAIDLSKRYITDKFLPDKAIDLIDETAASFHLKNKKKRVVGSNDIQTTISRIVGISNSKVTHDETLSLANLEENLRKKVIGQDRAVAEVAKAIKISKAGLTPQNKPIASFLFSGPTGVGKTELALSLSQTLGINFERFDMSEYMEKHAVSRLVGAPPGYVGYEQGGLLTEAIKRHPYTVLLLDEIEKAHPDLVNILLQIMDNATLTDNNGYKANFQNVILIMTSNVGATARNVMGFNKDSSLSKNEELKLFFTPEFRNRLDAVVEFSQLESEVVKGIVEKFIEELNSDLKKKKITVTLSPKAVEFIAQNAYSPEMGARPIKRYIHDNITNKLSDEILFGKLKNGGSVNVSFNKKLILKFKESGV
- a CDS encoding sensor histidine kinase → MLKLDGFFTSGWDFNETQQDLKNRYQMVNIGILLSGGGLIYGIVGNYVRDIHGFIPIETSLLFMNIIMFFALREYRHFFEFFATTMTLQYTFLFLFLIYVGEPTDLKHLWIFTYPIILLYFQKTIHAVYWLIFVLLMLIIAPLQSFIEIKYTMYQVTYISFVLVIISIIIYFYQKKIDEARSTIIEQQNMLRNFNSELEKQVKDKTTELTKLNESLELKVEQKLEELRSKDQILEAQSKQAVMGEMISMIAHQWRQPLSTITLQIANLQFKQLLGHNRSGEDIDEALSNISDTIVYLSDTIDDFQTYFHPDKEMQSIEIHDLLQRALNFAMSRVSDRGIKISISRSEDIEVKTYINELVQVVLNILNNAIDAHNEVKKRDSFISISAKKVGERVFIYIEDNAGGIESENLPHLFEPYFSTKGKNGTGLGLYMSQMIIEKQFGGEIGVETSRDGSLFIIKIPKNIA